In Oscillatoria acuminata PCC 6304, a single window of DNA contains:
- a CDS encoding type I restriction-modification system subunit M, which produces MLQPKNTTVDDQQLSNFIWQIADLLRGPYRPPQYERVMLPMTVLRRFDCILAPTKQDVLDKYQQCKDRFKDDALDSMLNKAAGQRFHNRSEFTFEKLKGDPNNIDKHLVTYINSFSKNIREIFERFEFTAEIEKMNEANILYLVVSKFCDVDLHPNQVDNIAMGSIFEDLIRRFNELANETAGDHFTPREVIRLMVDILFAPDDDILTKPVICRLLDPACGTGGMLSESQNYLRENNKEAQLWVFGQDFNPRAYAIAASDLLIKGNEKSAIKFGDSLTDDQYSGETFDYFLANPPFGVDWKKQQKDVKREHEKFGFAGRFGAGLPRVNDGSLLFLQHQISKFEPYQPDSDKKGSRLVIVFNGSPLFTGGAGSGESEIRKWIIESDWLEAIVALPEQMFYNTGIGTYIWIVTNRKQKHRQGKIQLIDARHRWQPMRRSLGDKRRYMGEEDIAIVVQEYGNFVETETSKIFKNEDFGYNRVPIERPLRLLYQMDTDRKLRFLDGVPYLLDDVQAIDKQLGREPRPDWNEFDRLMNDLLKQRNSRWKKAEQKLFRDVFTEREPEAEPVILKQRKAKDEPYARVWGWFPVPGKKIERMYEADSKLRDFENVNLQHELTRYFLEEVEPHVSDAWADGDKIRSAFEINFNRYFYKYTPPRPLAEIDADIKQMEQEIIKLLREVTA; this is translated from the coding sequence ATGCTCCAGCCAAAAAATACAACCGTAGATGATCAGCAACTTTCTAACTTCATTTGGCAAATTGCCGATCTGTTGCGGGGGCCGTATCGACCGCCACAATATGAGCGGGTGATGTTACCGATGACGGTTTTGCGTCGTTTTGACTGCATCCTTGCACCCACCAAACAGGATGTTTTAGATAAATATCAGCAATGTAAGGATCGATTTAAAGATGATGCCCTTGACTCCATGCTCAATAAAGCAGCAGGGCAACGCTTTCACAATCGTTCTGAATTTACCTTTGAAAAGCTGAAGGGCGATCCCAATAACATTGATAAACATTTGGTGACCTATATCAATAGTTTTTCAAAAAACATCCGGGAGATTTTTGAACGCTTCGAGTTCACCGCCGAAATTGAAAAAATGAATGAGGCGAATATTCTTTATTTAGTTGTCTCCAAATTTTGTGATGTTGATTTACACCCTAACCAAGTGGATAACATTGCAATGGGGTCGATTTTTGAAGATTTAATCCGCCGTTTCAATGAACTTGCCAATGAAACCGCCGGAGATCACTTTACGCCCCGGGAAGTCATCCGGTTAATGGTCGATATTTTATTCGCCCCCGATGATGATATTTTGACCAAACCCGTTATTTGTCGATTGCTCGACCCGGCTTGTGGTACGGGGGGGATGTTATCGGAATCCCAAAACTATCTACGAGAAAATAACAAAGAAGCACAACTGTGGGTTTTTGGGCAGGATTTTAATCCCCGGGCCTATGCGATCGCCGCTTCTGATTTATTGATAAAAGGCAACGAAAAAAGTGCGATTAAGTTTGGAGACTCCCTAACTGACGATCAATACTCCGGCGAAACCTTTGATTATTTTTTGGCAAATCCTCCTTTTGGTGTGGATTGGAAAAAACAGCAAAAGGACGTAAAACGAGAACATGAAAAATTTGGTTTTGCCGGACGGTTTGGGGCGGGTTTGCCCAGGGTTAATGACGGTTCCCTGTTGTTTTTACAGCATCAGATTAGCAAGTTTGAACCCTATCAACCAGACAGCGATAAAAAGGGTTCTCGTCTGGTGATCGTCTTTAATGGTTCCCCTTTATTTACAGGGGGTGCGGGAAGCGGTGAAAGTGAAATCCGCAAGTGGATTATTGAAAGCGATTGGTTAGAGGCGATCGTCGCCTTACCAGAACAGATGTTTTATAACACGGGTATTGGAACTTATATTTGGATTGTCACCAACCGAAAGCAGAAACACCGTCAAGGCAAAATTCAACTGATCGATGCACGTCACCGCTGGCAACCGATGCGACGGAGTTTAGGGGATAAACGCCGTTATATGGGTGAGGAAGATATCGCCATTGTGGTGCAGGAATATGGGAATTTTGTAGAGACGGAAACAAGCAAAATTTTTAAGAATGAGGATTTCGGTTATAACCGCGTTCCCATTGAGCGACCCCTGCGTTTACTGTATCAAATGGATACAGACCGAAAACTTCGTTTTCTCGATGGTGTTCCCTATTTATTAGATGATGTTCAGGCGATCGATAAACAATTAGGGCGCGAACCTCGTCCGGATTGGAATGAGTTTGATCGGTTAATGAACGATTTATTAAAACAGCGGAATAGTCGTTGGAAAAAGGCGGAACAAAAGCTATTTCGAGATGTTTTTACGGAACGAGAACCGGAGGCAGAACCCGTTATTTTAAAACAACGGAAGGCTAAGGATGAACCTTATGCTCGTGTATGGGGTTGGTTCCCAGTTCCGGGCAAAAAAATAGAACGGATGTATGAGGCAGACTCAAAGCTGAGGGATTTTGAAAATGTTAATTTACAACATGAACTGACCCGTTATTTTCTGGAAGAAGTTGAACCTCATGTTTCGGATGCTTGGGCAGATGGCGATAAGATTAGAAGTGCTTTTGAAATTAATTTCAATCGCTATTTTTACAAGTACACGCCACCTCGTCCATTGGCGGAAATTGATGCAGATATTAAACAGATGGAACAGGAGATTATTAAGTTGTTGAGGGAGGTAACAGCATAA
- a CDS encoding restriction endonuclease subunit S → MNVVQPKKKPLKNLATINDNSLTENTNPEWEVKYIDIGNVNSRGEINDIQTYRFADAPSRARRIVSDGDVIISTVRTYLQAIAPIKSPPDNLIVSTGFAVIRPRLDQLDADYCKYALREAEFLHEVVARSVGISYPAINTSDLGNIPIYIHSLSEQKAIAHYLDKETAKIDQLIEAKKRLLELLDEKRRALITHAVTRGLNPDVPMRDSGVEWIGEIPKHWSIQRLKTVSRSLQIGPFGSQLHAEDYVDDGIPVINPVHLVDGKIIPNYQVAVDQETAKRLSIYQLENGDVVFARRGEIGRCGVVTQEEVGWLCGSGSLRVRPNLESLDPEYLVLLVSHTSVGKSLSMMSVGTTMENLNTQIISDLRIPLPPLSEQSYLVSEIKDKVCQLNSLKTITEQTIKLLEERRIALISSTVTGQLKIKE, encoded by the coding sequence ATGAATGTTGTGCAGCCCAAAAAAAAGCCATTGAAAAACCTTGCTACAATTAATGATAATTCACTAACCGAAAATACAAATCCAGAGTGGGAAGTGAAATATATTGATATTGGCAATGTCAATTCGAGGGGAGAAATTAATGATATTCAAACGTATCGGTTTGCAGATGCACCTAGCCGAGCGCGACGTATTGTTTCAGATGGAGATGTAATTATTTCTACGGTAAGGACCTACCTTCAAGCTATTGCACCAATTAAATCGCCACCAGATAACCTTATAGTCTCTACAGGTTTTGCGGTAATTCGCCCGCGTCTTGACCAGTTAGATGCAGACTATTGCAAATATGCTTTAAGAGAAGCAGAATTTTTACATGAAGTAGTAGCACGCTCTGTAGGTATCAGCTATCCCGCAATCAATACCTCAGATTTAGGGAATATTCCTATTTATATTCATTCACTATCTGAACAAAAAGCGATCGCCCATTATCTCGATAAAGAAACAGCTAAAATCGACCAACTAATTGAAGCCAAAAAACGATTATTGGAATTATTAGACGAAAAACGTCGTGCCCTCATCACCCATGCTGTCACTCGTGGCTTAAATCCTGACGTTCCGATGCGTGATTCTGGTGTTGAGTGGATAGGGGAAATTCCTAAACATTGGTCAATTCAAAGACTTAAAACAGTAAGTCGCTCACTTCAAATAGGCCCTTTTGGGTCCCAACTTCATGCAGAAGACTATGTTGATGATGGAATTCCGGTTATTAATCCTGTGCATTTAGTTGATGGTAAAATCATTCCAAACTATCAAGTAGCTGTAGATCAAGAAACAGCCAAACGTTTATCTATTTATCAATTGGAGAATGGCGATGTCGTTTTTGCCCGTCGAGGAGAGATTGGACGATGTGGAGTAGTAACTCAAGAAGAAGTTGGATGGTTGTGCGGTTCAGGTAGTCTTAGAGTACGACCCAATTTAGAAAGCCTCGATCCGGAATATTTAGTTTTACTCGTGTCACATACATCGGTAGGAAAAAGTTTATCTATGATGTCTGTCGGTACAACTATGGAAAACTTAAATACGCAAATCATTAGTGACTTAAGAATTCCCCTACCTCCTTTGAGCGAACAGTCTTATCTGGTATCTGAAATCAAAGATAAAGTTTGCCAATTAAATTCTTTAAAAACAATTACAGAACAAACGATTAAACTTTTAGAAGAACGTAGAATTGCTTTGATTAGCAGTACAGTCACTGGTCAACTTAAAATTAAGGAGTAA
- a CDS encoding AAA family ATPase, whose translation MQINQLTLTNFRGFEQAEFEFHPGMNLIVGINGVGKSSVLDALRIAFSRILPKLTACQERKINFNTDDIMIGKDKLTVEMNVDISGIPFRCKFSRGKSHEQELKPNGDQILEPLKQAQNQPLIVYCATRRSIVTEQDLNPNRSSGNQSAAFVDALIPRMLRLREFINWWLVQEENLDEKPQLKRHINAFNDAVTHFLDWCNNVRAIPASNTYKKPTLLLDKNGVTLNINQLSDGERGIIALILDLVQRLLQANPDLENPLKDGKAIVLIDELDLHLHPLWQRLVVHKLTEIFPNCQFIATTHSPQMIGEVEPENIIILDRDKQPYIPDQSLGMDSNWILRFLMETPERDINTQKTLEKIESLIKQRNFPEATEQINSLRELGNFPELVRLQTRIDRIRLLGK comes from the coding sequence ATGCAGATAAACCAGCTTACACTCACTAACTTTAGAGGCTTTGAACAGGCTGAATTTGAATTTCACCCAGGAATGAACCTGATTGTGGGTATTAATGGAGTCGGCAAATCTAGTGTCTTGGATGCCTTGCGGATTGCCTTTTCAAGAATTCTCCCTAAATTGACAGCTTGTCAAGAGAGAAAGATTAATTTTAATACCGATGATATTATGATTGGAAAAGATAAATTAACGGTAGAAATGAATGTGGATATATCAGGAATACCTTTTCGATGTAAATTTAGCCGGGGAAAAAGCCATGAACAGGAACTTAAACCTAACGGTGACCAAATTTTAGAACCTTTAAAACAGGCGCAAAATCAACCCCTGATTGTATATTGTGCAACCCGGCGCTCAATAGTTACAGAACAAGACTTAAATCCTAATCGTAGCTCAGGTAATCAATCTGCGGCTTTTGTTGACGCACTCATTCCTAGAATGCTACGTCTTCGGGAATTTATAAATTGGTGGTTAGTCCAAGAGGAAAATTTAGACGAAAAACCTCAATTAAAGCGTCATATTAATGCTTTCAATGATGCCGTCACCCACTTTTTAGATTGGTGTAATAATGTTCGTGCTATTCCAGCCTCAAACACCTACAAAAAACCAACGTTGCTACTTGACAAAAACGGGGTAACACTAAATATTAATCAGCTTTCAGATGGCGAACGGGGTATCATCGCATTGATACTTGACCTAGTACAACGGCTTTTACAGGCAAATCCCGATCTCGAAAATCCTTTAAAGGATGGAAAAGCGATCGTGCTAATTGATGAATTGGACTTACACTTACATCCACTCTGGCAACGCCTGGTTGTCCACAAACTGACAGAAATCTTTCCAAACTGCCAATTTATTGCCACCACTCATTCACCGCAAATGATTGGAGAAGTTGAACCAGAAAATATTATTATTCTAGACCGAGATAAACAACCCTATATTCCTGACCAATCCTTGGGTATGGATAGCAATTGGATTTTACGCTTTCTTATGGAAACTCCTGAGCGTGATATAAACACACAAAAAACCCTAGAGAAGATAGAATCATTGATTAAACAGAGGAATTTTCCAGAAGCGACTGAACAAATCAATAGTCTCCGTGAATTAGGAAACTTTCCTGAATTGGTACGCCTGCAAACTCGCATTGATCGAATCAGACTATTAGGGAAATAA
- a CDS encoding retron system putative HNH endonuclease translates to MMKYIKKEQEPEKLRSWFNNQYDEEGNRLGCDYYDDVPSDVKREVKEHLLKEQGFLCCYTGILIDTENSHIEHLKPYSICRNEKNYEDVNYFNLVTAYPGRNYKSQDDENDEDDEDDELNQPSKNSKKNNKKCPFGAHAKENWYELDNFVTPLQSDCEDRFKFDDFGKVQATNHQDTAAQITIQKLVLNHQRLIDLRKAAIDEAIFPTDIELDASDIQKIANGLYSQKDEEGKFRQFCLVIEQVARQLI, encoded by the coding sequence ATGATGAAGTACATCAAAAAAGAACAAGAACCTGAAAAATTACGTTCCTGGTTTAACAACCAATATGATGAGGAAGGAAATCGCCTTGGTTGCGACTACTATGATGACGTGCCAAGCGATGTTAAAAGGGAGGTGAAAGAGCATCTACTAAAGGAGCAAGGCTTTCTATGTTGTTATACCGGGATCTTGATTGATACTGAAAATTCCCACATTGAACACCTCAAGCCCTATTCTATATGTCGAAATGAGAAAAATTATGAAGATGTCAACTATTTTAATCTTGTAACTGCTTATCCCGGTAGAAATTATAAGTCTCAAGATGATGAGAATGATGAAGATGATGAAGATGATGAACTTAATCAACCTAGCAAAAACAGCAAGAAGAATAACAAGAAATGTCCTTTTGGAGCGCACGCTAAAGAGAATTGGTATGAACTGGACAATTTTGTAACACCGTTACAATCAGATTGTGAAGACAGATTCAAGTTTGATGATTTTGGAAAAGTCCAAGCTACAAATCATCAAGACACTGCGGCACAAATAACGATTCAAAAATTAGTGTTAAATCATCAGCGATTGATAGACTTAAGAAAGGCAGCTATTGATGAAGCAATATTCCCTACCGATATTGAATTAGATGCCTCAGATATCCAGAAAATTGCTAATGGCTTATATTCCCAAAAGGATGAAGAGGGAAAATTTCGTCAATTTTGCTTGGTTATTGAACAAGTTGCAAGACAACTAATATAA
- a CDS encoding type I restriction endonuclease subunit R: protein MDSSSVVFPQSETAFEQVIEDSLLKQGYVKPQTPFNKNLAIFPDIALNFIRQTQPKAWAKLEALHGENTGNQIITDLCKWMDTYGSLHTLRHGFKCYGRTLRIAYFKAAHSLNSDLESCYKANQLGITRQLQYSTRHRNELDITLSLNGIPIVTIELKNPLTGQTVEHGKQQYRQDRDPHEIIFEFKRRTLVHFTVDTEEVWMTTRLAGKATHFLPFNQGDHNGAGNPRDPQGRTYRTAYLWENILQPDSLLDLLAQFLHLQIEQKYDDRGRKYQKETMIFPRFHQLQTVRKLIAATQEEGVGHNYLIDHSAGSGKSNTIAWLTHRLVSLHNTENQRVFESVIVISDRRILDQQLQDTIYQFEHRQGVIQKIDKDSKQLAEALESAVPIIVTTLQKFPFVTRQLLKLAEARNEQGSGRLPTRRCAVIIDEAHSSQSGDTATELKGVLGGETLHQKAREMAQEEGLEHLEEMFLSMAKRSLQDNLSFFAFTATPKHKTLKFFGREGEPFHRYTMRQAIEEGFIMDVFKNYTIYTAYFKLLKDSGNDPHVQRKQAAKSLTHFMRLHPHNIAQKTQIMVEHFNNFTRHKIGGKAKAMVVTGSRLEAVRYKQSFDKYIKEKGYDIKSLVAFSGIVNDDKIPDKTYTEEEMNQGIREKELTEKFAGDDYQVLLVAEKYQTGFDQPLLHTMYVDKRLSGIKAVQTLSRLNRTHPHKEDTFILDFVNKREEIQEAFQQFYEGAELGKEAEPGQLYQLKSQLDASGIYLSEEVNRFCTIYFKPKQRQNPSDHQGMNAALDPAVDRFRALYEQDVEEAELWRRKLTAFRNLYSFLSQIIPYQDSDLEQVYIFLRHLSTKLFRPSNQGQYDFDSEIKLEYYRLQKISEGSIHLKKGETIPQDGSPAVGTAILRENSLKLSQLIDVLNNRFGTDFNQADQLFFDQIVEAAVNTEALQQAAQVNSVNKFGLLFDKIVESLFVERVDQNENIFARYMNDNDFKNVVSGWLLSEVYKRLSDHHNSER, encoded by the coding sequence ATGGACTCTAGCAGTGTTGTTTTCCCACAAAGCGAAACAGCCTTTGAGCAAGTGATAGAAGACTCTCTTCTAAAACAGGGTTATGTTAAACCCCAAACCCCATTTAACAAAAATCTAGCCATTTTTCCAGATATTGCCCTTAATTTTATCCGTCAAACCCAACCCAAAGCCTGGGCAAAATTAGAAGCCTTACACGGAGAAAACACGGGTAATCAAATCATTACCGACCTGTGTAAATGGATGGATACCTACGGGTCACTCCATACCCTGCGTCACGGTTTCAAATGCTATGGTCGCACCCTGCGAATTGCCTATTTCAAAGCTGCCCACAGCCTCAATTCTGACTTGGAAAGCTGCTACAAAGCCAATCAACTGGGGATTACTCGTCAACTACAATATAGCACGAGACATCGAAATGAACTCGATATTACCCTCAGTCTCAACGGTATCCCCATTGTCACCATAGAACTGAAAAACCCCCTAACCGGACAAACCGTAGAACATGGGAAACAACAATATCGCCAAGATCGAGATCCTCACGAAATTATTTTTGAGTTTAAACGGCGAACTTTAGTTCATTTTACCGTTGATACCGAAGAAGTCTGGATGACCACGAGACTCGCCGGAAAAGCCACCCATTTTTTACCCTTTAATCAAGGTGACCATAACGGTGCCGGGAACCCCCGCGACCCCCAAGGACGAACCTATCGCACCGCCTATTTGTGGGAAAACATTTTACAACCAGATAGTCTATTAGACCTTCTGGCTCAGTTTCTTCATTTACAAATCGAACAAAAATATGACGATCGCGGGCGAAAGTATCAAAAAGAAACCATGATTTTTCCGCGTTTCCATCAATTACAAACCGTCCGAAAATTGATTGCCGCCACTCAAGAGGAGGGGGTCGGACATAATTACTTAATCGACCATTCGGCAGGAAGTGGCAAAAGTAATACAATAGCTTGGTTAACCCATCGTTTGGTTTCCCTTCATAACACGGAAAACCAGCGAGTTTTTGAAAGTGTAATTGTGATTAGCGATCGGCGCATTCTTGACCAACAACTACAAGATACCATCTATCAATTTGAACACCGCCAAGGCGTTATCCAAAAAATAGATAAAGATTCTAAGCAGTTGGCTGAAGCCCTAGAAAGTGCTGTTCCTATTATTGTTACAACCCTCCAAAAATTTCCCTTTGTAACCCGACAGTTGCTGAAACTGGCCGAAGCACGAAACGAACAGGGAAGCGGAAGACTACCCACTCGTCGCTGTGCGGTGATTATTGATGAAGCGCACAGTTCACAATCTGGAGATACGGCTACAGAATTGAAGGGGGTGCTAGGGGGTGAAACATTACATCAGAAAGCCCGTGAAATGGCACAAGAGGAAGGATTAGAACATTTAGAAGAGATGTTCCTCAGCATGGCAAAACGCTCCCTACAAGACAATCTCAGCTTTTTTGCATTTACGGCTACACCCAAGCACAAAACACTGAAATTTTTTGGTCGTGAAGGTGAACCTTTCCATCGTTACACCATGCGTCAAGCCATTGAAGAAGGCTTTATCATGGATGTCTTTAAAAACTACACCATCTATACCGCTTACTTTAAACTGCTCAAAGACTCGGGTAATGACCCCCATGTTCAACGGAAGCAAGCTGCTAAATCTCTAACTCATTTTATGCGCTTACATCCTCACAACATTGCACAAAAAACTCAAATCATGGTAGAACATTTTAATAATTTTACGCGACATAAAATTGGGGGTAAAGCAAAAGCAATGGTGGTCACAGGTTCTCGCCTAGAAGCAGTTCGTTATAAACAGAGTTTTGATAAGTACATTAAAGAAAAAGGCTATGACATCAAGAGTTTAGTGGCCTTCTCTGGAATTGTAAATGATGATAAAATACCCGACAAAACTTACACAGAAGAAGAAATGAATCAGGGAATTCGGGAAAAGGAATTAACCGAAAAATTTGCCGGAGATGATTATCAAGTGTTATTGGTTGCCGAAAAATATCAAACGGGCTTCGATCAACCTTTACTGCATACCATGTATGTTGACAAGCGTTTGTCAGGTATTAAAGCAGTACAAACCCTGTCTCGTCTGAATCGCACCCACCCTCATAAAGAAGATACTTTTATCCTCGATTTTGTCAATAAACGTGAAGAAATTCAAGAAGCCTTTCAACAGTTTTATGAAGGGGCAGAGTTGGGAAAGGAAGCAGAACCCGGACAACTTTACCAGCTTAAAAGTCAACTGGACGCTTCCGGAATATATTTAAGTGAAGAAGTCAACAGATTTTGCACTATTTATTTTAAGCCAAAACAGCGTCAGAATCCTAGCGATCATCAAGGGATGAATGCTGCTTTAGATCCGGCTGTAGATCGATTTCGGGCGTTATACGAGCAGGATGTTGAAGAGGCAGAACTCTGGCGACGAAAATTAACAGCTTTTCGCAATCTGTATAGTTTCTTAAGCCAGATTATTCCTTACCAGGATTCTGATTTGGAGCAGGTTTATATTTTTCTACGGCATTTATCAACGAAATTATTCCGTCCATCAAATCAAGGTCAATATGATTTTGATAGTGAGATTAAACTTGAATATTATCGTCTTCAGAAAATCAGTGAAGGCTCAATTCACCTAAAAAAAGGAGAAACGATTCCTCAAGATGGTTCCCCAGCAGTGGGTACGGCAATTTTGCGGGAAAATTCTCTTAAGCTGTCACAGTTAATTGATGTTTTGAATAACCGCTTTGGTACTGACTTTAATCAAGCTGACCAACTATTCTTCGACCAAATTGTTGAAGCGGCTGTCAACACGGAAGCACTGCAACAAGCAGCCCAGGTCAATTCTGTGAATAAATTTGGTTTACTGTTTGATAAAATAGTCGAGTCTCTTTTTGTCGAGCGGGTGGATCAAAATGAAAATATTTTCGCTCGTTATATGAATGACAATGATTTTAAAAATGTCGTTTCGGGATGGTTGCTTTCGGAAGTTTATAAACGCCTGTCGGATCATCATAATTCTGAGCGATAA
- a CDS encoding 5-formyltetrahydrofolate cyclo-ligase has translation MSLDPQLEKAELRLKLLQKRKALSPAEWQEKSHRLCCHLKSSDLYQHSLTILAYISFHQEPDLSSLFTDTNHQWGLPRCVNKQLVWHRYSIGDTLQPGKYGILEPLPDAPILTAEEVDLILVPSVGCDRQGYRLGYGGGFYDRLLSLPQWQSKPTIGILFNFGDLLHLPIASWDKPLQGVCTEVGLRQIPPE, from the coding sequence ATGTCTCTCGACCCTCAACTAGAGAAAGCCGAACTCAGACTCAAGTTACTCCAAAAGCGGAAAGCACTTTCTCCAGCAGAATGGCAGGAGAAAAGTCATCGCCTTTGTTGCCATTTAAAATCCTCGGATTTATATCAGCATTCCCTAACAATTTTAGCCTATATTAGTTTTCACCAAGAACCGGATTTAAGTTCTTTATTCACGGACACCAATCATCAATGGGGACTGCCTCGTTGTGTTAACAAGCAGTTAGTGTGGCATCGCTACAGTATTGGGGATACGCTACAACCGGGGAAGTATGGAATTTTAGAACCGCTACCGGATGCGCCAATCTTGACAGCGGAGGAAGTGGATTTAATTTTAGTCCCATCGGTGGGATGCGATCGCCAGGGGTATCGCCTGGGATATGGCGGTGGATTTTACGATCGCCTGCTGTCCCTTCCCCAATGGCAGTCTAAACCCACCATAGGTATTTTATTCAATTTTGGCGATTTACTCCATCTCCCCATCGCTTCCTGGGATAAACCCTTGCAGGGAGTTTGTACCGAAGTTGGGTTGAGACAAATCCCACCGGAATGA
- a CDS encoding GDP-L-fucose synthase family protein has translation MESLDLKDKRILVTGGAGFLGRQVIDQLTQNGADRDKITVPRSRDSDLRIMEVCQQVVQQQDIIIHLAAHVGGIGLNREKPAELFYDNLMMGTQLIHAAYQAGVQKFVCVGTICAYPKFTPVPFKEDDLWNGYPEETNAPYGIAKKALLVQLQSYRQQYDFNGIYLLPVNLYGPEDNFDPSSSHVIPALIRKVHEAQERGDKELVVWGDGTPSREFLYSTDAARGIVMATQSYHKSDPVNLGTGYEITIRDLIELICELMGFEGKLVWDTDKPNGQPRRCLDTELAKKEFGFTAEVGFKEGLHKTIAWYRENAA, from the coding sequence ATGGAATCATTAGACTTAAAAGACAAACGCATTCTCGTCACCGGAGGGGCCGGATTTTTAGGTCGGCAAGTCATCGACCAATTAACCCAAAATGGGGCCGATCGCGATAAAATCACCGTTCCGCGATCGCGTGATTCTGACCTGCGAATCATGGAAGTTTGTCAGCAGGTTGTCCAACAACAAGATATTATCATTCACCTCGCCGCCCATGTTGGCGGCATTGGCTTAAACCGAGAAAAACCCGCCGAACTCTTCTATGACAACTTGATGATGGGGACACAACTCATTCACGCCGCCTATCAAGCAGGCGTGCAAAAATTTGTCTGTGTCGGTACCATCTGCGCCTATCCCAAATTCACCCCTGTCCCCTTCAAAGAAGATGACCTCTGGAACGGCTATCCAGAAGAAACCAATGCGCCTTATGGGATTGCCAAAAAAGCCTTATTAGTCCAACTGCAATCCTATCGACAACAATATGATTTTAACGGCATTTATTTACTGCCAGTTAACTTATATGGACCCGAAGATAACTTCGACCCCAGCAGTTCTCACGTCATCCCCGCCTTAATTCGCAAAGTTCATGAAGCGCAGGAACGAGGCGATAAAGAATTAGTAGTCTGGGGGGATGGTACTCCCTCTCGGGAATTTCTCTACTCCACCGATGCCGCCCGAGGCATTGTCATGGCTACCCAATCTTACCATAAATCTGACCCGGTTAATCTGGGAACCGGCTATGAAATTACCATTCGCGATTTAATTGAACTGATTTGCGAATTGATGGGATTTGAGGGCAAATTGGTTTGGGATACGGACAAACCCAATGGTCAACCTCGCCGCTGTTTAGATACGGAACTGGCTAAAAAAGAGTTCGGATTTACGGCAGAGGTTGGGTTTAAAGAAGGATTGCATAAAACCATCGCCTGGTATCGGGAAAACGCAGCTTAG